Below is a window of Streptomyces sp. ITFR-16 DNA.
CCAGCGCCGCCGCCGGCAGCGCGAACATCATGATCGGGAAGAAGCCCGTGGTGAACTGCCCGGCCGTCGGGTCGCCCGCCAGGAACCGGTTGATGTCACCGTGCACGATCGTGCCGTCCGGCTTGGTGTAGTCGCCGAACTGGAACCAGACGAAGGTGTTCAGGAACTGGTGCATGCCGATCACCAGCAGAGCGCGGTTGGCCACACCGAAGATGCCCGACCCCAGCCAGTTCAGGTCCACCAGCCACTTCGAGAAGCTCGTCAGGCCGTCACCGATCGGCTGCCACAGCCAGGCGCACAGTGCCGCGAAGAGCAGTCCGACGAAGGCCATGATGATCGGGACGAGCCGGCGGCCGTTGAAGAAGCCCAGCCAGTCCACCAGCTTCACCCGGTGGAACCGCTGCCAGAACCAGGCCGCCATCAGCCCCATCACGATGCCGCCGAAGACGCCGGGGTTCTGGTACGCCGCCGCCGTGACCTGCGCGTCGTCCGTCACACACGTACCGAACCAGGTGCCGCCGGACACGAACGTCGAGCCCTCGTCGCAGTCCACCGGGAAGGCGTGCAGCACCGCGTAGTAGACGAGGAACCCGGTCACGGCCGCCAGCGCCGTCGAACCGTCCGCCTTCTTCGCCATGCCGATCGCGACACCGACGCAGAACAGCAGGGGCAGTCCGAGCCCCGAGTCCAGCAGCGCGCCACCGGCGGCCGCGAACACCTTGGCCACATTGGTCCAGCCCAGGCCGTCGTCACCGAATACGTCCGGCTGGCCGAGCCGGTTGAGAATGCCCGCCGCGGGAAGGACGGCGATCGGGAGCTGAAGGCTGCGCCCCATCTTCTGGAGGCCCTGGAAGAGGCCGTTCCACCACGATTTCTGTGGAATCGCTGCGCTGCTCGAGCTCATCGGCGTCCTCCGGAACTGGCCACGTGTGGCGGTCGTTGCAGACTGGTGTAGACCAGTTGCGGTACGGTGCGGAGCCCGCCCGGAAGACAGGGCGCCGGTGATCGTCATCATTGGCGATGGCTCGGCTACTCGCTCGCGAAGTTGGGCCAACCGTGCGTTACCGTGACGAAACGGACCCATGGTGGGCCGTCGCATGTACATGAAGAACCAGGGAGAAGGCCATGGCCAGCAAGGCTGAGAAGATCGTCGCCGGGCTCGGCGGAATCGAGAACATCGAAGAGGTCGAGGGCTGCATCACCCGCCTCCGCACCGAGGTCATCGACCCGAGCAAGGTCGACGAAGCCGCGCTCAAGGCCGCCGGCGCCCACGGCGTCGTCAAGATGGGCACCGCGATCCAGGTCGTCATCGGCACCGACGCGGACCCCATCGCCGCCGACATCGAAGACATGATGTGACCCGGAGCTGAACCCCTCGGGCCCACCGCCCGACGCCCGCAGGCCCCGTCCCCACCGGACGGGGCCTGTGGCGTGTCCGCCCCCGCACGCCCGCCTGCGCACCGGAACGGCCCAGGCCCCGCACCCGATAGGGTCGTCGCCATGTCTCGTATCGACGGCCGCACCCCCGACCAGCTCCGCCCCGTCACCATCGAACGCGGATGGAGCAAGCACGCCGAAGGATCCGTACTCATCTCCTTCGGCGACACCAAAGTCTTCTGCACCGCCTCCGTCACCGAAGGCGTGCCGCGCTGGCGCAAGGGCAGCGGCGAGGGCTGGGTCACCGCCGAGTACTCCATGCTGCCCCGCTCCACCAACACCCGCGGCGACCGCGAATCCGTCCGCGGCAAGATCGGCG
It encodes the following:
- a CDS encoding glucose PTS transporter subunit EIIB, which produces MASKAEKIVAGLGGIENIEEVEGCITRLRTEVIDPSKVDEAALKAAGAHGVVKMGTAIQVVIGTDADPIAADIEDMM
- a CDS encoding PTS transporter subunit EIIC, whose protein sequence is MSSSSAAIPQKSWWNGLFQGLQKMGRSLQLPIAVLPAAGILNRLGQPDVFGDDGLGWTNVAKVFAAAGGALLDSGLGLPLLFCVGVAIGMAKKADGSTALAAVTGFLVYYAVLHAFPVDCDEGSTFVSGGTWFGTCVTDDAQVTAAAYQNPGVFGGIVMGLMAAWFWQRFHRVKLVDWLGFFNGRRLVPIIMAFVGLLFAALCAWLWQPIGDGLTSFSKWLVDLNWLGSGIFGVANRALLVIGMHQFLNTFVWFQFGDYTKPDGTIVHGDINRFLAGDPTAGQFTTGFFPIMMFALPAAALAIYHCAKPHRRKAVGGMMISVGLTSFVTGITEPIEYSFLFVAPLLYAIHAVLTGVSMAVTWAIGVKDGFSFSAGLIDYVINWSLATKPWLIIPIGLAFAVVYYAIFRFAITKFNLQTPGREPDEVEEELEKDLTK